The Staphylococcus sp. KG4-3 genome has a window encoding:
- the pepF gene encoding oligoendopeptidase F: MTQQLTREEQERKYPEYTWDLTTIFESDEAFEEAFKEAEQNLGKEQKFKGHLADSAETLYQALALEDELGSKLEKVYVYAHLKQDQDTANDKYTGYEARAHQLIIKFSSGWSFLVPEILQIDEDKIQSFIDENDNLKQYEFDLKLINEKRPHVLSADKEKLLTEAQDALSTADNVYGMFSNADLEFEDAIDKDGNRHSLTQGTFIKCLESDDRILRKSAFENLYKAYGAYNNTLSATLAGEVKKNVFNARTHNYESARAAALSNNHIPEAVYDNLVKTVHKYLPLLHRYTELRKELLGLEDMKMYDLYTPLVKDVKFEMPYEEAKDWMLKALQPMGEEYMEVVNEGLNNRWVDVYENKGKRSGGYSSGAHLTNPFILLNWSNTVSDLYTLVHEFGHSAHSYFSRKNQPSNSSDYTIFVAEVASTCNEALLSDYMDKHLDDERRLLLLNQELERFRATLFRQTMFAEFEHKIHQIEEAGEPLTANRMNEEYAELNRVYFGDSVETDEDISKEWSRIPHFYMNYYVYQYATGYSAAQSLSHQILTEGQPAVDRYINEFLKKGSSNYPIEILKNAGVDMTTPEPIEQACQVFEQKLDAFEKLMKA, encoded by the coding sequence ATGACACAACAATTAACAAGAGAAGAACAAGAACGTAAATATCCTGAATATACATGGGATTTAACTACCATATTCGAATCGGATGAAGCTTTTGAAGAAGCTTTTAAAGAAGCAGAACAAAATTTAGGAAAAGAACAAAAATTTAAAGGTCATTTAGCTGATAGTGCTGAGACTTTATATCAAGCATTAGCTTTAGAAGATGAATTAGGCTCTAAATTAGAAAAAGTTTATGTATACGCACATTTAAAGCAAGATCAAGATACAGCTAATGATAAATACACGGGTTATGAAGCGCGTGCTCATCAATTAATAATTAAGTTTAGTTCAGGATGGAGTTTTTTAGTACCTGAAATATTACAAATTGATGAAGACAAGATTCAATCATTTATTGATGAAAATGACAATTTAAAACAATATGAATTTGATTTGAAATTAATTAATGAAAAACGTCCACATGTGTTGAGTGCGGATAAAGAAAAGTTACTTACAGAGGCACAAGATGCTTTATCAACAGCTGATAATGTATATGGTATGTTCAGCAATGCTGATTTAGAGTTTGAAGATGCCATCGATAAGGATGGTAACCGCCATTCACTTACACAAGGCACATTCATAAAGTGTTTAGAATCAGATGACCGTATATTAAGAAAATCTGCATTTGAAAATTTATATAAAGCTTATGGTGCTTATAATAATACTTTAAGTGCTACATTAGCAGGAGAAGTTAAAAAGAATGTGTTTAATGCACGTACACATAACTATGAATCTGCAAGAGCAGCAGCTTTAAGTAATAATCATATCCCAGAAGCAGTCTATGACAATTTAGTAAAAACAGTCCATAAATATTTACCATTATTGCACCGTTATACAGAATTACGTAAAGAATTGTTAGGTCTTGAAGATATGAAAATGTACGACTTATATACACCTTTAGTTAAAGATGTGAAGTTTGAAATGCCATATGAGGAAGCAAAAGATTGGATGCTTAAAGCTTTACAACCTATGGGTGAAGAGTATATGGAAGTAGTAAATGAAGGATTAAATAATCGTTGGGTAGACGTATATGAAAATAAAGGTAAACGTTCAGGCGGTTATTCTTCAGGTGCACATCTAACAAATCCATTTATCTTATTAAATTGGTCTAATACTGTGTCAGATTTATACACGTTAGTACATGAATTTGGTCACTCAGCTCATAGTTATTTCAGTCGTAAAAATCAACCATCTAATTCAAGCGATTATACAATATTTGTGGCGGAAGTAGCATCTACTTGTAATGAAGCATTACTAAGTGATTATATGGATAAACATTTAGATGATGAACGTAGATTGTTGTTATTAAACCAAGAGCTTGAGCGTTTCCGTGCCACATTATTTAGACAAACGATGTTTGCTGAATTTGAACACAAAATTCATCAGATAGAAGAAGCAGGTGAGCCATTAACAGCAAATCGTATGAACGAAGAATATGCTGAATTAAACCGCGTTTATTTTGGTGACTCAGTTGAAACAGATGAAGATATCAGCAAAGAGTGGTCAAGAATTCCTCACTTTTATATGAACTACTATGTGTATCAATATGCAACAGGCTATAGCGCTGCACAAAGTTTAAGTCATCAGATATTAACTGAAGGGCAACCAGCAGTAGATAGATACATTAATGAATTCTTGAAAAAAGGTAGTTCAAATTATCCAATAGAAATCTTGAAAAATGCTGGGGTAGACATGACAACACCTGAACCAATTGAGCAAGCTTGCCAAGTATTCGAACAAAAATTAGATGCGTTTGAAAAGTTAATGAAAGCTTAG
- a CDS encoding competence protein CoiA, producing the protein MFYAKDGNGVLITAHNANNNCDYKCPHCQNKVILKKGLMKTAHFAHIYKSSNFCNKGETYEHYMFKYELAQQLNKLDYYVVIEPYIYQCYQYPDLIINNKIAIEIQFSNITIDNIKKRSNALASIGFDVIWIIGKLKYNKRTKILILNKSERTYINLKRRQLFSWHSDTFLLYRYKIVQFIGGNRYIAIREQLSYKQFTYYFNKNDSPMLPCHFKLTKSSIKQYIMYCRRQRTVREPSLSVIYNLQLAESWVCENLGMVYPEQIFIQSHPIYWQLQLLNMLDTNNINEGLFLNTIKYNHFYNYDVNSRVIVQAIIYKFQKSYRNIRYKNVQN; encoded by the coding sequence ATGTTTTACGCGAAAGATGGCAACGGGGTACTAATAACTGCGCATAACGCTAATAATAACTGTGATTATAAGTGCCCGCATTGTCAAAATAAAGTTATTTTAAAAAAAGGGCTAATGAAAACAGCGCATTTTGCTCATATTTACAAAAGTTCAAACTTTTGTAACAAAGGCGAGACTTATGAACATTATATGTTTAAATATGAATTGGCACAGCAATTAAATAAATTAGATTATTATGTGGTAATTGAACCTTATATATATCAGTGCTATCAATATCCTGATTTAATCATTAATAATAAAATTGCGATTGAAATACAGTTTTCAAATATAACTATAGATAATATAAAAAAGCGAAGCAATGCTTTAGCTAGTATTGGTTTTGATGTTATTTGGATTATCGGTAAGTTGAAATATAATAAAAGAACAAAAATTTTAATTTTAAATAAGTCGGAACGTACTTATATTAATTTGAAAAGAAGACAACTTTTTTCGTGGCATAGCGACACGTTTTTATTATATAGATATAAAATAGTTCAATTTATTGGTGGAAATCGTTACATAGCTATTAGGGAACAACTTTCATATAAACAATTTACATATTATTTTAATAAAAATGACTCTCCAATGTTACCATGTCATTTTAAATTAACGAAGTCTTCAATTAAACAATATATCATGTATTGCAGACGTCAAAGAACTGTTCGTGAGCCTAGTTTGAGTGTTATTTACAATTTACAACTAGCGGAATCATGGGTTTGTGAAAATTTAGGTATGGTGTATCCAGAACAAATATTTATACAATCACATCCTATTTATTGGCAATTGCAATTGCTAAATATGTTAGATACAAACAATATTAATGAAGGCTTATTCTTAAATACTATTAAGTATAATCATTTTTATAATTATGATGTTAATAGCCGAGTAATAGTTCAAGCAATTATCTATAAGTTTCAAAAATCATATCGAAATATTAGGTATAAAAACGTGCAAAATTGA
- the mecA gene encoding adaptor protein MecA, whose translation MRIERVDDTTVKLFITYSDIEARGFKREDLWTNRKRGEEFFWNMMEEINEEEDFVVEGPLWIQVHAFEKGVEVTISKSKNEDLINMSDEDNEQLDYQVNDLLSQTFDQDDSLEDLFEQRQQQKENNHSQERNDHKQQNTRTVIVKFSDLEEVIDYAHHNDQVTDAFEDLLYSLNNIYYYAVHFDENVDQETINDSYSQLLEFAYPTDKSEVYLNDYAKIIMSHNVASQVRRYFPNTAE comes from the coding sequence ATGAGAATAGAGCGCGTTGACGATACTACCGTTAAATTATTTATAACATATAGTGATATTGAAGCAAGAGGTTTTAAACGTGAAGATTTGTGGACTAATCGCAAACGTGGAGAAGAATTCTTTTGGAATATGATGGAAGAAATCAATGAAGAAGAAGATTTTGTTGTTGAAGGCCCATTATGGATTCAAGTACACGCTTTTGAAAAAGGTGTTGAGGTAACGATATCTAAATCTAAAAATGAAGATTTGATAAATATGTCAGATGAAGATAATGAACAGCTTGATTATCAAGTGAACGATTTATTATCACAGACGTTTGATCAAGATGATAGTTTAGAAGATTTATTTGAGCAACGTCAACAACAGAAAGAAAATAACCATAGCCAAGAACGAAATGACCATAAACAGCAAAATACACGTACTGTTATTGTTAAATTTAGTGATTTAGAAGAAGTAATCGATTATGCACATCACAACGATCAAGTGACAGATGCATTTGAAGATTTATTATATAGTCTTAACAATATTTATTATTATGCTGTGCATTTTGACGAAAATGTAGATCAAGAAACAATTAATGATAGTTATAGTCAATTACTTGAGTTCGCATATCCTACTGATAAATCTGAAGTATATTTAAATGACTATGCAAAAATAATCATGAGCCATAATGTTGCGTCACAAGTGCGTCGTTATTTTCCAAACACTGCAGAGTAA
- the trpS gene encoding tryptophan--tRNA ligase, giving the protein METLFSGIQPSGIPTIGNYIGALKQFGEVQDDYDCFFCIVDQHAITVPQDRLKLRKQIRQLAAIYLASGIDPEKSTLFIQSEVPAHVQASWMLTTISSIGELERMTQFKDKAVKQTEGVPAGLLTYPPLMAADIVIYNTNIVPVGDDQKQHMELTRNLVDRFNSRYNDVLIKPEIRMPKVGGRVMSLQDPTKKMSKSDDNQKNFISLLDQPNAAAKKIKSAVTDSDGIIKFDRENKPGISNLLSIYSSLTNESIDSLQEKYKDSNYGVFKADLAEIVKSFLTNFQEKYDYYFNSDELDTILDNGRDKAQKVSFKTLKKMEKAMGLGRKR; this is encoded by the coding sequence ATGGAAACATTATTTTCAGGTATCCAGCCTAGTGGGATTCCAACAATTGGTAACTACATTGGCGCATTGAAACAATTTGGTGAAGTACAAGATGATTACGATTGTTTCTTTTGTATCGTGGACCAACACGCAATCACGGTACCCCAAGATCGATTAAAACTACGTAAACAAATTAGACAACTTGCTGCAATCTATTTAGCTTCTGGTATAGATCCAGAAAAATCAACACTGTTTATTCAATCTGAGGTTCCTGCGCATGTTCAAGCAAGTTGGATGCTCACTACAATTTCTTCAATTGGCGAATTAGAACGTATGACGCAATTTAAAGATAAAGCAGTAAAACAAACTGAAGGTGTACCAGCAGGGTTATTAACTTATCCACCATTGATGGCTGCTGATATCGTTATTTATAATACTAATATCGTACCAGTTGGTGATGACCAAAAACAACATATGGAGTTAACACGTAATCTAGTAGATAGATTTAACTCCCGTTATAATGATGTATTGATTAAACCAGAAATCCGTATGCCAAAAGTTGGAGGCCGCGTGATGAGTCTTCAAGACCCAACTAAAAAAATGAGTAAAAGTGATGATAATCAGAAAAACTTTATCTCATTACTTGATCAGCCAAATGCTGCCGCTAAAAAAATCAAAAGTGCTGTAACAGATTCTGACGGTATCATTAAATTTGATCGTGAAAATAAACCAGGAATTTCTAATTTATTATCTATTTATTCAAGTTTAACTAATGAATCTATTGATTCACTTCAAGAAAAATATAAAGACTCAAACTATGGTGTGTTTAAAGCAGATTTAGCAGAAATAGTAAAATCATTCTTAACTAATTTCCAAGAAAAATATGACTATTATTTCAATTCTGATGAGCTTGATACAATATTAGATAATGGTAGAGATAAAGCACAAAAAGTGTCATTTAAAACATTGAAAAAAATGGAAAAAGCTATGGGCTTAGGTCGTAAAAGATAA
- the spxA gene encoding transcriptional regulator SpxA yields MVTLFTSPSCTSCRKAKAWLQEHDIPYTERNIFSEHLTIDEIKQILKMTEDGTDEIISTRSKTYQKLNVDIDALPLQDLYSIIQDNPGLLRRPIILDEKRLQVGYNEDEIRRFLPRKVRTFQLQEAQRMVD; encoded by the coding sequence ATGGTAACATTATTTACTTCACCAAGTTGCACATCTTGCCGTAAAGCGAAAGCATGGTTACAAGAACATGACATTCCGTATACGGAGCGTAACATTTTTTCAGAACACTTAACAATTGACGAAATCAAACAAATTTTAAAAATGACTGAAGACGGTACTGATGAAATTATATCTACACGTTCTAAAACTTACCAAAAATTAAATGTAGATATTGATGCGCTACCACTTCAAGATTTATATTCAATTATTCAAGATAACCCTGGTTTATTACGTCGTCCAATTATTTTAGACGAAAAACGTCTACAAGTTGGTTATAATGAAGATGAAATCAGACGTTTCTTACCTAGAAAAGTTCGTACGTTCCAATTGCAAGAAGCGCAACGTATGGTTGACTAA